The genomic segment CCTTTTTCAAGTCGGCCAGGTCGGCGGAAAATTCCAGATCAACATCGTCGCCGACTGTGGAAAAATCAACCTCATTCGTGCGGTCGATTCGCTGATTCAGCTCGGCCACACGCTTTTCGGAAATATCAACACCAATGACGTGGAAATGACGTCCCAAGGCCACGGCCAAAGGCAATCCCACATAGCCCAGTCCGACAATGGCTATACTGTCGGCCTTGCTTTTCAATTCATTCAAAGAAATCATCATTATTCTCCGTATCACCCATCCGGGTGGACACAGACGGTCTTCTATGGCTATTCTTTCGCCATGAACATCGACTGGTCACTTCTCATCCTTGCCATTGGGTTGGCTCTGGTTTTCGAAGGCATCCCGTATTTTCTCTTTGCCGAGAAGATGCCGCTCATGCTCATCCGACTCGCGGAACAGCCACCGA from the Pseudodesulfovibrio sp. JC047 genome contains:
- a CDS encoding DUF2065 domain-containing protein translates to MNIDWSLLILAIGLALVFEGIPYFLFAEKMPLMLIRLAEQPPKFLRFIGLAAIILGLLIISFGRSLSL